In Salarias fasciatus chromosome 2, fSalaFa1.1, whole genome shotgun sequence, one genomic interval encodes:
- the ctsf gene encoding cathepsin F, giving the protein MELGRRRRGPVIQWLALAAVMGAVLGLGEDLDRPLFGPPGSPIRLQESDPGLKRALDFAEERYNRGSNAMHLRKISRLVSATKQVVKGIKYTLTVEVSNTQCKKTAMLRTCDFYPESHKLKTEICMFEVWDIPWQGTSTLLKQKCQPKVESEVEETNKVEDSSSNQPLEESVELLGQFKEFMVKYNKVYSSQEEADRRLRIFHENLKTAEKLQSLDQGSAEYGVTKFSDLTEEEFRSTYLNPLLSQWTLHRPMKPARPAQNPAPDSWDWRDHGAVNSVKNQGMCGSCWAFSVIGNIEGQWFLKNGSLLSLSEQELVDCDGLDQACRGGLPSNAYEAIEKLGGVETETDYSYTGHKQKCDFTSRKVVAYINSSVELPPDEREIAAWLAENGPVSVALNAFAMQFYRKGVSHPLKIFCNPWMIDHAVLMVGYGQRKGIPFWAIKNSWGEDYGEQGYYYLYRGSNACGISKMCSSAVIN; this is encoded by the exons ATGGAGctcggacgccgccgccgcggtccTGTAATCCAGTGGCTGGCCCTGGCCGCCGTGATGGGCGCTGTGCTCGGACTCGGCGAGGACCTGGACCGGCCTCTGTTCGGGCCTCCCGGCTCTCCCATCCGGCTGCAGGAGTCCGACCCCGGCCTGAAGAGGGCTCTGGATTTCGCAGAGGAGCGATACAACCGCGGCTCCAACGCCATGCACCTCCGGAAAATCAGCCGGCTCGTCTCCGCCACCAAACAG gtgGTCAAAGGAATCAAATACACTTTAACAGTGGAAGTGAGCAACACTCAGTGTAAGAAGACTGCTATGCTCAGGACATGTGACTTTTATCCTGAGTCACATAAGCTCAAG ACTGAGATCTGCATGTTTGAGGTGTGGGACATTCCTTGGCAGGGCACTTCTACACTGCTCAAACAGAAGTGCCAGCCTAAAG TTGAATCTGAAGTGGAGGAGACCAACAAAGTGGAGGATTCGTCCAGCAACCAACCTCTGGAG GAATCCGTGGAGCTGCTGGGCCAGTTTAAAGAGTTCATGGTGAAATACAATAAAGTTTACAGCAGCCAGGAGG AGGCCGACCGGCGTTTGCGCATCTTCCACGAGAACCTGAAGACGGCCGAGAAGCTCCAGTCTCTGGATCAGGGCTCAGCTGAGTACGGAGTCACCAAGTTCAGTGATctgaccg AGGAGGAGTTTCGCTCGACTTATCTAAACCCGCTGCTGAGTCAGTGGACCCTTCATCGACCAATGAAACCGGCTCGTCCTGCTCAGAACCCCGCCCCCGACAGCTGGGACTGGCGCGACCACGGAGCTGTCAATTCTGTCAAGAACCAG GGGATGTGTGGATCCTGCTGGGCGTTCTCAGTGATCGGGAACATTGAGGGCCAGTGGTTCCTAAAGAATGGATCATTGCTCTCACTATCTGAACAag AGCTGGTGGACTGCGACGGGCTGGATCAGGCCTGCAGAGGAGGGCTGCCGTCTAATGCCTACGAAGCCATCGAGAAGCTGG gTGGCGTGGAGACCGAGACGGACTACTCCTACACGGGCCACAAACAGAAGTGCGACTTCACCTCCAGGAAGGTCGTCGCCTACATCAACAGCTCCGTGGAGCTGCCTCCGGACGAGAGGG agATCGCCGCATGGCTGGCTGAGAACGGACCCGTCTCCGTGGCTCTCAATGCCTTTGCCATGCAG TTCTACAGGAAAGGCGTCTCTCACCCTCTGAAGATCTTCTGTAACCCGTGGATGATCGACCACGCTGTGCTGATGGTCGGGTACGGGCAGC gTAAAGGCATCCCATTCTGGGCCATCAAAAACAGTTGGGGGGAGGATTATGGAGAACAG GGTTACTACTACCTGTACAGAGGCTCCAACGCATGTGGAATCAGCAAGATGTGTTCATCTGCCGTCATCAACTGA
- the eif1ad gene encoding putative RNA-binding protein EIF1AD — MSQATKRKHVVKEVLGDFVTPAEHQQIVKVIGSRGNNLHEAVTSQGESFLVSMPTKFRKNIWIKRGDFVIVDPIEEGDKVKAEISSILYKDHIQYLQKQQLWPEGFTEEASVQEKSSKRQEKEEKDSNEEEVSDSEDDESDLFVNTNRCNYQYSESEEEEDSEEDEDEGRTENAS; from the exons ATGTCACAGGCCACCAAACGGAAGCATGTGGTGAAGGAGGTCCTCGGGGACTTCGTCACCCCCGCAGAACACCAGCAGATCGTCAAG GTGATCGGCAGCCGAGGCAACAACCTGCACGAGGCCGTGACCTCTCAGGGGGAGAGTTTCCTGGTGAGCATGCCCACCAAGTTCCGCAAGAACATCTGGATCAAGAGAG GTGACTTCGTGATCGTGGATCCCATCGAGGAAGGAGACAAAGTAAAGGCAGAGATCAGCTCCATTCTCTACAAAGACCACATCCAGtacctgcagaaacagcagctctg GCCGGAGGGGTTCACAGAAGAGGCATCGGTGCAGGAAAAGTCCAGCAAACGGcaggaaaaggaagagaaagacaGTAACGAGGAGGAGGTTAGCGACTCTGAAGATGACGAGAGCGACCTCTTTGTGAACACTAATCGCTGCAACTATCAGTACAgcgagagcgaggaggaggaagacagcgaggaggacgaggatgaaGGACGGACAGAGAATGCCTCATGA